Proteins co-encoded in one Myxococcus xanthus genomic window:
- a CDS encoding non-ribosomal peptide synthetase → MSDLLKKLAGLSPEKREAVLKKLRQQNVVAAPKEEARTPGIPRVSREQPLPLSFPQRRLWFLDQFEPGTPAYNIPEFVRLTGPLHVPSLERALNEVIRRHEVLRTTFVAKDGEPQQRILPELTLSLGVLDLSYLPGPKRDPLCEELAIQLAGTSFDLAAGPLLHARLVRMGDEDHVLLLVVHHIVSDGWSTGIFVQELTALYAAFAQDKPSPLPELPLQYADFAAWQQQWMQGDVLASQLDYWRQQLEGSDSALKLPTDRPRPRVRTYAGGKQSFQVAPAVAQQLKTLGTQEKASLYMVLLAAIQTLLHRYTREPRISVGTYIANRNRTEVEPLIGFFLNTLVMRTGLEGNPTFRELLRRVVDVTLGAYGHQDIPFEKLLEELAPSRDTSHSPFFQVMLVLQNTPTPPAELGALRMESFSVSGEAFAQFDLTLWFSEEAGGLQGIWEYNRDLFDASTIERMVAHFQTLLAGIAANPAQRLIELPVLPANERQRILHDWNQARLDVPPGTCIHHLIEAHAARTPDAIAVTDPGRRLTYAQLNAKANQLAHHLRSVGVGPERITGVFLDRSVDMVVAVLAVLKAGGAYVPLDPSYPPERTALMLADSRPAVLITRQGLASLLSAPLPPVVAVDTDADAIAARPTTTPEGGASPEHLAYVVYTSGSTGRPKGVMISHQSFANAYLAWERDYRLPALRAHLQMASFSFDVFSGDLARALGAGKTLVLCPREWLLEPEKLYGLMQREQVDSGEFVPAVVRLLMGYLQENNLRLDFMRLLIVGSDTWDMREYHQLRGLCGPDTRLVSSYGLSEATIDSTYFEQPEPTPSEQIVPIGRPFANTQMYLLDSAMQPVPIGISGELFVGGDGLARGYWGQSNLTAERFVPNPFSATPGARLYRTGDLARYTEDGTLAFIGRNDTQVKIRGHRIELDEIKAKLLEHFSVQAVELLVHEDAGNKQLVAYLTLTTPDVATADDLRQHLKKHLPPYMVPAAFVILAAFPLTPNGKVDRKALPAPESVRRDAQDGFVAPRDEVETRLAAIWEELLAVRPIGVHDNFFDQGGHSLLAVRLMVRIREQFGRALPLSVLFQNPALEQLAKALHEEASPAPWSPLVTLQPGAGRRALFCVPGAGGNAVYLRELAQALGPTLPVHAFQARGLDGRAEPHRSVEEMAECYIEALKQVQPQGPYHLLGHSFGSWVAFEMAQQLRKQGESIAFVGILNTTVPVNEAPPSEAPPFDDADWMASVASTAGRLYGVDLGISAEALRPLSAEARREYLTHRLVQAGLLPDGADSQQVQGFIDVYKAAYEIDYVPRDTFPVPVALFRAQERHEEDGIVPESFADDPSWGWGRHASTAVTPVTVPGDHMTMLAAPHVQVLAEFVRQGLVRAGAIR, encoded by the coding sequence ATGAGTGACCTGCTCAAGAAGCTCGCGGGCCTCTCCCCGGAGAAGCGCGAGGCGGTGCTCAAGAAGCTGCGACAGCAGAACGTGGTCGCCGCGCCGAAGGAAGAGGCACGCACACCCGGCATCCCGCGCGTCTCACGGGAGCAGCCGCTGCCGCTCTCCTTCCCGCAGCGCCGGCTCTGGTTCCTGGACCAGTTCGAGCCCGGGACACCCGCTTACAACATCCCGGAGTTCGTGCGCCTCACCGGGCCGCTCCACGTCCCCTCCCTGGAGCGTGCGCTGAACGAGGTCATCCGGCGCCATGAGGTGCTGCGCACGACCTTCGTCGCGAAGGACGGCGAACCCCAGCAGCGCATCCTCCCGGAGCTGACGCTGTCGCTGGGCGTGCTGGACCTGAGCTACCTGCCAGGCCCCAAGCGCGATCCCCTGTGCGAGGAGCTGGCGATTCAGCTCGCGGGGACGTCCTTCGACCTCGCGGCGGGGCCGCTGCTCCACGCGAGGCTGGTGCGCATGGGCGACGAGGACCACGTCCTCCTGCTCGTCGTGCACCACATCGTGTCGGACGGCTGGTCCACCGGCATCTTCGTCCAGGAGCTGACGGCGCTTTATGCCGCCTTCGCCCAGGACAAGCCGTCACCGCTGCCGGAGCTCCCGCTCCAGTACGCGGACTTCGCGGCGTGGCAGCAGCAGTGGATGCAGGGCGACGTGCTGGCGTCGCAGCTCGACTACTGGCGCCAGCAGCTCGAAGGGAGCGACAGCGCGCTCAAGCTGCCCACCGACAGGCCGCGCCCGCGCGTGCGCACCTACGCGGGTGGCAAGCAGAGCTTCCAGGTCGCCCCTGCCGTAGCCCAGCAACTGAAGACGCTGGGGACTCAGGAGAAGGCGTCGCTCTACATGGTGCTGCTGGCGGCGATCCAGACGCTGCTCCACCGCTACACGCGCGAGCCGCGCATCAGCGTCGGCACGTACATCGCGAACCGGAACCGGACGGAGGTGGAGCCGCTCATCGGCTTCTTCCTCAACACACTCGTCATGCGCACGGGGCTCGAAGGCAATCCCACCTTCCGGGAGCTGCTGCGGCGCGTGGTGGACGTGACGCTGGGGGCTTACGGGCACCAGGACATCCCCTTCGAAAAGCTGCTGGAGGAGCTGGCGCCGTCGCGCGACACCAGCCACTCCCCCTTCTTCCAGGTGATGCTGGTGCTCCAGAACACGCCCACGCCCCCAGCCGAGCTGGGCGCGCTGCGGATGGAGTCTTTCAGCGTCTCCGGTGAAGCCTTCGCGCAGTTCGACCTGACGCTGTGGTTCTCCGAGGAAGCCGGTGGCCTGCAAGGCATCTGGGAGTACAACCGGGACCTCTTCGACGCCTCCACCATCGAGCGGATGGTCGCCCACTTCCAGACGCTGCTCGCGGGCATCGCCGCAAACCCGGCACAGCGGCTCATCGAGCTGCCGGTGCTTCCGGCGAATGAGCGTCAGCGCATCCTGCATGACTGGAACCAGGCCCGGCTCGACGTACCGCCGGGCACGTGCATCCATCACCTCATCGAGGCGCACGCCGCGCGCACACCCGATGCCATCGCCGTCACCGACCCCGGACGCCGGCTCACCTACGCACAGTTGAACGCGAAGGCCAATCAACTGGCGCACCACCTGCGTTCCGTGGGCGTGGGGCCCGAGCGAATCACCGGCGTCTTCCTGGACCGCTCCGTGGACATGGTGGTCGCGGTGCTCGCCGTGCTCAAGGCGGGCGGCGCCTACGTTCCGCTGGATCCGTCGTATCCGCCGGAGCGCACGGCGCTCATGCTCGCGGACAGCCGGCCCGCGGTGCTCATCACTCGCCAGGGCCTGGCGTCCCTCCTCTCCGCGCCGCTGCCGCCCGTGGTGGCCGTCGACACGGACGCGGACGCCATCGCCGCGAGACCCACGACGACGCCCGAGGGCGGCGCGAGCCCGGAGCACCTCGCCTACGTCGTCTACACGTCTGGCTCCACGGGCCGCCCCAAGGGCGTGATGATTTCGCACCAGAGCTTCGCCAACGCCTACCTCGCCTGGGAGCGCGACTACCGGCTGCCCGCGCTGCGCGCCCACCTCCAGATGGCAAGCTTCTCCTTCGACGTATTCTCCGGCGACCTCGCCCGGGCGCTCGGTGCGGGGAAGACGTTGGTGCTTTGCCCGCGTGAATGGCTGCTCGAGCCCGAAAAGCTCTACGGCTTGATGCAGCGAGAGCAGGTGGACAGCGGCGAGTTCGTCCCCGCCGTGGTCCGGCTGCTGATGGGGTACCTCCAGGAGAACAATCTCCGGCTGGACTTCATGCGCCTGCTCATCGTCGGCTCGGACACCTGGGACATGCGCGAGTACCACCAGCTCCGCGGCCTGTGCGGACCGGACACGCGGCTGGTGAGTTCCTACGGCCTGAGCGAAGCCACCATCGACAGCACGTACTTCGAACAGCCCGAGCCCACGCCCAGCGAGCAGATCGTCCCCATTGGCCGGCCCTTCGCCAACACGCAGATGTACCTGCTGGACAGCGCGATGCAGCCGGTGCCCATCGGCATCTCGGGAGAACTCTTCGTGGGCGGTGACGGGCTCGCGCGTGGCTACTGGGGCCAGTCGAACCTGACCGCCGAGCGCTTCGTGCCCAATCCCTTCAGCGCCACACCGGGCGCCCGCCTGTACCGTACGGGCGACCTGGCCCGCTACACGGAGGACGGCACCCTCGCCTTCATCGGCCGCAACGACACGCAGGTGAAGATTCGCGGCCATCGCATCGAACTGGATGAAATCAAGGCGAAGCTGCTGGAGCACTTCTCGGTCCAGGCCGTGGAGCTGCTCGTCCACGAGGACGCTGGCAACAAGCAGCTCGTCGCCTACCTCACGCTCACGACGCCAGACGTGGCCACGGCCGATGACTTGCGGCAGCACCTCAAGAAGCACCTGCCGCCGTACATGGTGCCCGCGGCCTTCGTCATCCTGGCCGCCTTCCCGCTCACCCCCAACGGCAAGGTGGACCGCAAGGCCCTGCCCGCGCCAGAGAGCGTCCGCCGCGACGCGCAGGACGGCTTCGTCGCTCCGCGCGACGAGGTGGAGACCCGGCTCGCGGCCATCTGGGAGGAGCTGCTGGCAGTGCGCCCCATCGGCGTGCACGACAACTTCTTCGACCAGGGCGGCCATTCACTGCTGGCCGTCCGGCTGATGGTGCGAATCCGTGAGCAATTCGGCCGCGCCCTTCCGCTGTCGGTCCTCTTCCAGAACCCCGCGCTGGAGCAGCTCGCCAAGGCGCTCCACGAAGAGGCGTCGCCCGCGCCATGGTCGCCGCTGGTGACGCTCCAACCGGGAGCAGGCCGCCGCGCCCTGTTCTGCGTCCCGGGCGCCGGTGGAAACGCCGTCTACCTTCGCGAGCTGGCCCAGGCACTGGGCCCCACCCTGCCGGTGCATGCCTTCCAGGCACGCGGGCTGGATGGACGCGCGGAGCCGCACCGCTCCGTCGAGGAGATGGCCGAGTGCTACATCGAAGCGCTCAAGCAGGTGCAACCGCAGGGGCCATACCACCTGCTGGGCCACTCCTTCGGGAGCTGGGTCGCCTTCGAGATGGCGCAGCAGCTCCGGAAGCAGGGCGAGTCGATTGCCTTCGTGGGCATCCTCAACACCACCGTCCCGGTGAACGAGGCCCCGCCGAGCGAGGCGCCCCCGTTCGACGACGCGGACTGGATGGCCTCTGTCGCGAGCACGGCCGGCCGTCTCTACGGCGTGGACCTGGGCATCTCCGCCGAGGCGCTCCGGCCGCTGTCTGCCGAAGCGCGCCGAGAGTACCTGACCCACAGGCTGGTCCAGGCGGGGCTCCTCCCCGACGGCGCGGACAGCCAGCAGGTCCAAGGGTTCATCGACGTCTACAAGGCCGCGTACGAGATTGATTACGTCCCCCGGGACACGTTCCCCGTTCCCGTCGCCCTCTTCCGGGCCCAGGAGCGGCACGAGGAAGACGGCATCGTCCCCGAGTCCTTCGCGGACGACCCGAGCTGGGGCTGGGGCCGCCACGCCTCCACGGCCGTCACGCCCGTGACGGTGCCGGGAGACCACATGACGATGCTGGCCGCGCCGCACGTCCAGGTGCTGGCGGAGTTCGTGCGCCAGGGCCTCGTCCGAGCCGGAGCCATTCGATGA
- a CDS encoding MFS transporter — translation MTAAPSFPMKSAVVIWLGQVLSLLGSGLTSFALGVWTYKTTGDVTQYALVMLSATLPAILLGPVAGALVDRWNRRWVLVLSDAAAGLSSLVLALLLFNDLLQPWHAYVTTAVVSTASAFQQPAFGVLVSTVVPPQHLGRANGLVQVGLAFSQLVAPMLSATLMELIELKGILLIDATTLVLGALPLLLARIPREHLVSSSGEERVPLLEAIRAGGAYLRATPGLLALIGFLAASNFLTGTVEVLVTPLVLSFADVRTLGALTTAGGVGMLAGSLVISAWGGPKRLMNGLLGFQLTCGLALICVGLATSVPVLAGVAFAFFFGLPIINGSSQTLLQRIVPLALRGRVFAFTSTITGAMLPLAYTIAGPLADHAFEPAMASGGKLVPLLGAFVGEGPGRGIALMFLIAGVLAVLMTLLATLYRPLRELDVPPQDAPSAEPAASP, via the coding sequence ATGACGGCGGCGCCGTCCTTCCCCATGAAGTCCGCCGTCGTCATCTGGCTGGGACAGGTCCTGTCACTGCTGGGCTCGGGGCTGACGAGCTTCGCGCTCGGCGTCTGGACGTACAAGACGACGGGCGACGTGACGCAGTACGCGCTGGTCATGCTCTCCGCGACGCTGCCCGCCATCCTGCTCGGGCCAGTGGCCGGTGCGCTCGTGGACCGATGGAACCGCCGCTGGGTGCTGGTGCTCAGCGACGCGGCCGCCGGCCTGTCGAGCCTCGTGCTGGCGCTGTTGCTGTTCAATGACTTGCTCCAACCCTGGCACGCCTACGTCACGACCGCCGTGGTGTCGACGGCCAGCGCGTTCCAGCAGCCGGCCTTCGGCGTGCTCGTCTCCACGGTGGTGCCGCCGCAACATCTGGGGCGGGCCAACGGATTGGTGCAGGTCGGGCTCGCGTTCTCCCAACTGGTGGCCCCCATGTTGAGCGCCACCCTGATGGAGCTCATCGAACTCAAGGGCATCCTGCTCATCGACGCGACGACGCTCGTGCTCGGCGCGCTGCCCCTGCTCCTGGCGCGAATCCCCCGGGAGCACCTCGTGTCGTCGTCTGGCGAGGAGCGGGTGCCGCTGCTCGAGGCGATTCGGGCTGGCGGTGCCTACCTGCGCGCCACCCCAGGACTCCTGGCGCTCATTGGCTTCCTCGCGGCCAGCAACTTCCTGACCGGCACGGTCGAGGTCCTCGTCACCCCGCTGGTCCTGTCCTTCGCGGACGTGCGCACCCTGGGCGCACTCACCACCGCGGGTGGCGTGGGCATGTTGGCGGGCAGCCTGGTCATCAGCGCCTGGGGCGGCCCCAAGCGACTGATGAATGGCTTGCTCGGGTTCCAGCTCACCTGTGGACTCGCGCTCATCTGCGTCGGGCTGGCCACCTCCGTTCCCGTGCTGGCCGGTGTCGCCTTCGCGTTCTTCTTCGGCCTCCCCATCATCAACGGCTCCAGCCAGACGCTCCTCCAGCGCATCGTGCCCCTGGCGCTCCGCGGCCGTGTCTTCGCTTTCACCAGCACCATCACCGGGGCCATGTTGCCGCTGGCGTACACGATCGCCGGGCCTCTGGCGGACCACGCCTTCGAACCCGCCATGGCCTCGGGAGGAAAGCTCGTCCCCCTGCTGGGTGCGTTCGTCGGCGAGGGCCCGGGCCGAGGCATCGCCTTGATGTTCCTCATCGCGGGCGTGCTGGCGGTCCTCATGACGCTGCTGGCCACGCTCTACCGCCCGCTGCGTGAGCTGGACGTGCCCCCTCAGGACGCGCCTTCCGCCGAACCCGCGGCGAGCCCCTGA
- a CDS encoding fatty acyl-AMP ligase, producing MPSPSRSVQTLTDLLRWRASNQTEARAYTFLQDGEGQETTWTYGDLDRQARAIAAALQEHKGAGERALLLYPPGLDYIAAFFGSLYAGVAAVPAYPPAQLQAVTRILSILQDAKPRFALTTHEILESVNALAEAYPVLKDIRWIATDALEDGLEDGWKRPAITGDTLAFLQYTSGSTSTPKGVMVLHRNLMSNEEMIRQGFSHDDPPTICGWLPLYHDMGLIGTVLQPMYLGSHSIVMSPWSFLQRPIRWLNTITKYRATTSGGPNFAYALCTRKVKPEKLASLDLSSWRVAFNGAEPVRAETLVEFADTFAPAGFRREAFYPCYGLAEATLFVSGGITSELPRHLTVDSAALEQNRAVAAQPGPSARTLVSSGRSWGDSLIRIVNPETLVACAPGEVGEIWTAGPHVTHGYWGREETNAETFQARIQGSEEGPFLRTGDLGFMIDGDLYVTGRIKDLIIVDGRNHYPQDLELTAESQHPALRPGCSVAFSVDHPEGERLVVLVEVSARFAPSEQGDGAQSLNGSALQKTIRQAVAAAHSVDVHEVVLLQQGEVLKTSSGKVQRRACRAKYVEGSLQRWAA from the coding sequence ATGCCGAGTCCCAGCCGTTCCGTACAGACCCTGACCGACCTGCTGCGCTGGCGCGCCTCGAACCAGACCGAGGCCCGCGCATATACGTTCCTCCAGGATGGCGAAGGCCAGGAGACCACCTGGACCTATGGCGATTTGGATCGCCAGGCCCGCGCCATTGCCGCGGCGCTCCAGGAGCACAAGGGCGCTGGCGAGCGAGCGCTGCTGCTGTATCCACCGGGGCTCGACTACATCGCGGCGTTCTTCGGCAGCCTGTACGCGGGCGTGGCCGCGGTGCCAGCCTATCCTCCCGCGCAGCTCCAGGCCGTCACGCGCATCCTCTCCATCCTCCAGGATGCGAAGCCACGCTTCGCGCTCACCACGCACGAAATCCTGGAGAGCGTGAACGCACTGGCCGAGGCCTACCCCGTCCTGAAGGACATCCGCTGGATTGCGACGGACGCGCTGGAGGATGGGCTGGAGGATGGCTGGAAGCGCCCCGCCATCACCGGCGACACGCTGGCCTTCCTCCAGTACACGTCAGGCTCCACGTCGACGCCCAAGGGCGTGATGGTGCTGCACCGGAACCTGATGTCCAACGAGGAGATGATCCGGCAGGGCTTCAGCCACGACGACCCGCCGACGATATGCGGCTGGCTGCCGCTGTACCACGACATGGGACTCATCGGCACGGTGCTCCAGCCGATGTACCTGGGATCGCACTCCATCGTGATGTCCCCGTGGTCCTTCCTGCAGCGCCCCATCCGCTGGCTGAACACCATCACGAAGTACCGTGCGACGACGAGCGGCGGGCCCAACTTCGCCTACGCGCTCTGCACGCGAAAGGTGAAGCCGGAGAAGCTCGCTTCGCTAGACCTGAGTTCGTGGCGCGTCGCCTTCAATGGCGCGGAGCCCGTGCGGGCGGAGACGCTGGTGGAGTTCGCGGACACCTTCGCGCCCGCCGGCTTCCGCCGGGAGGCCTTCTATCCCTGCTATGGCCTCGCGGAGGCGACGCTCTTCGTGTCGGGAGGCATCACCTCCGAGTTGCCACGCCACCTCACCGTGGATTCGGCGGCGCTCGAGCAGAACCGCGCCGTGGCCGCCCAGCCGGGCCCGTCCGCGCGAACGCTCGTCAGCTCCGGGCGGAGCTGGGGTGACAGCCTCATCCGCATCGTGAATCCAGAGACGCTGGTGGCGTGCGCACCGGGCGAGGTGGGCGAAATCTGGACGGCCGGTCCCCACGTCACTCACGGCTACTGGGGACGCGAGGAGACGAACGCAGAGACCTTCCAGGCGCGCATCCAGGGCAGCGAGGAAGGTCCCTTCCTGCGTACCGGCGATTTGGGCTTCATGATTGACGGCGATCTGTATGTCACCGGCCGCATCAAGGACCTCATCATCGTCGACGGTCGGAACCACTACCCGCAGGACCTCGAGCTGACGGCCGAGAGCCAGCACCCGGCGCTGCGCCCTGGCTGCTCGGTGGCGTTCTCCGTCGACCACCCGGAGGGCGAGCGGCTGGTGGTGCTGGTGGAGGTCAGCGCCCGCTTCGCTCCATCCGAACAGGGTGATGGCGCCCAGTCCCTGAACGGGAGCGCGCTCCAGAAGACCATCCGGCAGGCCGTGGCCGCCGCGCACTCCGTGGACGTCCATGAGGTCGTCCTGCTCCAGCAGGGCGAGGTCCTCAAGACGTCCAGCGGCAAGGTCCAGCGGCGCGCCTGCCGGGCGAAGTACGTGGAGGGCAGCCTCCAGCGCTGGGCCGCGTAG
- a CDS encoding YnfA family protein has translation MNLLYAFGLFVLTAVAEVVGCYLPYLWLRQGKSPLLLVPAAGSLAVFAWLLTLHPTGAARTYAAYGGVYIAVALVWLWLVEGERPTTWDLVGALVAILGMAIIVLGPRR, from the coding sequence GTGAATCTGCTGTACGCCTTCGGGCTCTTCGTTCTCACCGCGGTGGCCGAGGTGGTGGGCTGCTATCTGCCCTACCTCTGGCTCCGTCAGGGGAAGTCACCCCTGCTCCTCGTGCCCGCGGCGGGGAGCCTCGCCGTCTTCGCATGGCTGCTCACGCTGCATCCGACAGGCGCGGCCCGCACCTATGCGGCTTACGGCGGGGTGTACATCGCCGTGGCGCTCGTCTGGCTGTGGCTCGTGGAAGGGGAGCGACCCACGACGTGGGACCTCGTGGGCGCGCTCGTCGCCATCCTGGGGATGGCGATCATCGTGCTCGGACCTCGCAGGTAG